Proteins encoded in a region of the Burkholderia ubonensis subsp. mesacidophila genome:
- a CDS encoding cupredoxin domain-containing protein, with amino-acid sequence MNRFAFGFALALLGASATSAFAADDVVNLTLKDHKFSPEGVTIPAGKKVKFVVKNLDATPAEFESDDFKAEKVIPAGKSAEILVGPLKAGTYEFHDEYHEAQSKTKLTVK; translated from the coding sequence ATGAATCGTTTCGCTTTCGGTTTCGCTCTGGCCCTGCTGGGCGCGTCGGCCACCTCCGCATTCGCGGCCGACGACGTCGTCAACCTGACCCTGAAGGACCACAAGTTCTCGCCCGAAGGCGTGACGATTCCCGCCGGCAAGAAGGTGAAGTTCGTCGTGAAGAACCTCGACGCGACGCCCGCCGAATTCGAAAGCGACGACTTCAAGGCGGAGAAGGTCATTCCCGCCGGCAAGTCGGCCGAGATCCTGGTCGGGCCGCTGAAGGCCGGCACCTACGAGTTCCACGACGAGTACCACGAAGCTCAGTCGAAGACGAAGCTCACCGTCAAGTAA
- a CDS encoding heavy-metal-associated domain-containing protein, which produces MEFEVQDMTCGGCANAITRAVTAADPAATLDIDVAAKRVSVQSTQSAERVQSIIEAAGFHPALRAA; this is translated from the coding sequence ATGGAATTCGAAGTTCAGGACATGACCTGCGGCGGCTGCGCGAACGCGATCACCCGCGCGGTGACCGCGGCCGATCCCGCCGCCACGCTCGACATCGACGTCGCCGCGAAGCGCGTGTCGGTCCAGTCGACCCAATCCGCCGAGCGCGTGCAGTCGATCATCGAAGCCGCGGGCTTTCATCCCGCGCTGCGCGCCGCGTAA